The Polypterus senegalus isolate Bchr_013 chromosome 9, ASM1683550v1, whole genome shotgun sequence genome includes a window with the following:
- the LOC120535365 gene encoding pleckstrin homology domain-containing family F member 2-like: protein MEYHLAYTRANYERITAVENSFGAFGQPLMKPGRVLIAEGRLMKMCRRTHKPKMFFLFNDILVYGSIVMHSCWYSHQHIIPLEDIVIENQEDCPELQNHWLIRTPRKSFYVSAASLREKQEWIIHLEKYRAHQLTKSDRGPSGNLAAIWIPDRASEICMRCTDKFTVTQRRHHCRQCGFIVCNACSKCRFLIPTISSSPVRVCILCFNNLQEEKDRKDKGRNRWSDDFDCARPTYEVASEDETVERVESKWAGSQGPALPVGLKKHKK from the coding sequence ATGGAATACCATCTGGCTTACACCCGAGCAAACTATGAGCGTATAACTGCTGTTGAAAACTCCTTTGGCGCCTTTGGGCAGCCCCTGATGAAACCTGGACGAGTTCTTATTGCGGAGGGTCGCCTGATGAAGATGTGCCGCCGCACCCACAAGCCCAAGATGTTTTTCCTCTTCAATGACATTCTGGTTTATGGCAGCATTGTGATGCACAGTTGCTGGTATAGCCACCAGCATATCATACCCTTGGAAGACATTGTCATAGAGAATCAAGAGGACTGTCCAGAACTGCAAAACCATTGGCTCATCAGAACACCTCGAAAGTCATTCTATGTGTCTGCTGCCTCTTTGAGGGAGAAACAGGAATGGATAATCCATTTGGAAAAGTATCGAGCTCATCAGCTAACAAAATCAGATCGAGGGCCATCTGGTAATCTGGCTGCAATCTGGATCCCAGACAGAGCTTCCGAAATCTGCATGCGCTGCACAGACAAGTTTACGGTGACACAGCGAAGGCACCACTGCCGGCAGTGTGGCTTTATTGTGTGCAATGCCTGCTCCAAATGCAGGTTTCTTATTCCAACAATTTCATCGTCACCTGTGAGGGTCTGCATTTTGTGCTTCAACAACTTACAAGAAGAGAAGGACAGGAAAGACAAAGGCAGGAACAGGTGGTCCGATGACTTTGACTGTGCCAGGCCTACATATGAAGTCGCAAGTGAAGATGAGACTGTGGAAAGAGTTGAAAGCAAGTGGGCTGGATCACAAGGCCCAGCATTACCTGTGGGACTGAAGAAGCACAAAAAGTGA